CTCATGCACAAATCCGCTGCCTGCTCCTGTGACCGCCACagctatattatataaactatcGTTAATTTGTCATATTTAAGACTGAACTTTTTTACGATGATTTGTCAAATGCACTTTTTTCATTCTAATCGCCATTGTATTCGAAATCTCTctttattattgttaaatataattttgaagtaGTTTCGGCTACAGAAATTCTGTAAATAAATATCTTGGCTGTGAGGAGATGCTaatgtgaaaaattatactatatttcaccgttatataatattattttaaatactgcAAACAGTGGCAGTTCTAACAAATCATctttaaaacattaatttaaacaaaatatattagaaTTTATACTTCACCCAAATGCTATATAATGCTTACATTTGGTCTGCCactgtttataaattatatgattCCATAAATATGCCCTGTATAATctgaataattatatttactcaGATGCTTTGCGCATTCTAAATATTGCATgcatttgttcatttttatggggcatatacaatatatgtatgtatgtatgtctatgcagatattctattatatgtatgtatgtatgtgttataattgaaaacgaaattatatttatatttattatttaaaatttcacagaatttattgatttttatatatatatcttcATAAGTTATCGGACCAAAAATCACTATTTCTCAACATTagctttaaaacaaaattatgtaTTGTACCTatgagtgtatatatgtatgtatatatacataccaatAAAGcactaattaattattaagtattttcatTTTGGAAAATCAATTCATAataactattttaaaaattccttatttccaaataaaataaagaccaacaaaaagttttatttactcTACAGTTGGAATAGTAAGATCATCGGTcacttaatatatttatttgggaatatattatataagttttttatgTTCTGAATGTTTTATTATGTATGAATCTTGAATTATACAAGTCGTAAACattataatcaatttttattttgcttttaaaataattaaaaaattgcacacgttttttaaatgaaaaaattcatTAACGGAATCAAAAATAAAGGTTCTGTATTTCTAAAGAGTTTTTATACACAAGTAAATTTAACAAAAGGAAACAAAAAAGTTCATGTTGATATAAGATAAAAATCAATGTGATATGCTAATAAGTGGCTTGTTCATATAAAACATCCAAAAAATCTATCCAAAAGAAGAAAACGAGAAGGATATTTGGGAAAACTTAACTAAATGGAATCTTCCAATATACATACTTCCAAtatttgagaaaaatattttccacgATGCGAGATACGCATATATAGgtgtacttatattatattttatattattatttttagtttataccaggaaggcctaacaaatAACCCCAATGCTCCTTTCTGGCCAGGTTTTATTAGTAAGCTTCGGGGCGACCATGCGCACCAATGTCCATTTCTATGGTGagcctttttttgctctctagatttgtagtttgccctctttcctgaaaaataaccacaaaactcccattttttgtccaaatagtATTGTGGCAACCCCGAGGTACTGACCGTAAAACCATCGATTGGCCAGTGCTTCCCCGGTTGGCATTTACTTCCTCCCCGGCAGCCAAAATAAACAATTGTGCATTACCAACACAGTCGTCTCACTCGCCCTACCCccatagtattatacaaagtaaatacatattaattaatatccgcagagacatctatggtcaaatttgtaaatttgcagcattttatacaattcagtgaaattcgagattgcttaaaattcgaaatttccgagaaaatgagtaaggttgctaatttgttgaaaccgttacaaagaaaatcagataaattggtaaactctgataggaaacaatcgacctggagtctcaaatccaaggtctggccaacagaaaccagtgggatatgaatccgtgaccactttgttcaaagcattatacgctaacggTTGACTGGTGGTTAGtaaacactagtctattctgctggttaaatatatAAAGTCACAGTTCAATTTTGCGAACACGCTGttataatacacattattttatttatttatttattctaaacagaccattgtggcataacagggattcctaaagcgccacaatggtcaaaaaatataacaaaaaaaaaaaaaaaaaaaataacaattaaacataaatatatcatatattatataggtagcGAGCCCGAATTAGTTCTTAGTGAATGTTAAATGCCCGAAAAAAGCGTGGTCAGGGACGTTATCATGGGTAAAGTCAACGAATCCCCCCTCATACCCCCATACCCCCCcagttcaaaaattaattaattaactctgtaagacagggaaggtatgttgaccgtatcccggtctaacgaaacacgtgttgtgtagtttgaaagaggatcgtttatttgcgttcaattggtacaatggttattgtatgtacaaagaggtttcttcggagatgtgatctagttgaactctagaggctcactctgccggtggaggttgctgcgttgctttataaacgttttgggttgaagtgtgtcgtgtgcacatcttttgttcttggtactcgcgctgccctagttatgctgcgagcgtggttttatgggttcatacgcctggacgtagttcgtggtttttatgggttcagtgtgttcttcctttgtttcccagatacgtgtatagaaacacgtgtcgaccttttgacgaggcgagcgtgtgccatgcgttaatgactttcctggatatgtgtcgcagtgacctgatgagatcatttcagttgtactatatgcctacaactcgaaaaatattttccattctcCTAGGAGTACACGTAAAGGAAAGAGATGGATACGATAACGAGAAAAATACTACGTGGAGTATATAAACTACGCATTCAACATTCGAAATTCGTTGTGAATGTATCCGGATCGCAGAATAGTAGtgaatgcatatttttttgttgttttgtgaGAACTTACTATCCAATAACTGTCCATAattgaaaaacagaaaaataatattcagtTCATATTTCGAATTAACGGGAATATAATTGTTGGGGTGTTAATGTGGGTTGGCAGCAGTGCGTGTAAGCTGACGTTTCGCGCCGGCAATTCGCAACGTGAGTTTGACAGCAACTGCCATGGAAGAGCGCGGTCGCAGAGGCGGGGGCTGGGGAGGTGGACGGGGCAGAGGCGGAGGCGGCGGCAGGGGAGCCGGTGGACAGCGaaggggcggcgggggcggctgGTGGGGCGCCGGCAAAAAACGACATTTCCAACAGCTAGAAGTCGGCGCACGCGGTTtcttctgcacgtgcaacttcCAAGAGAAAAACTGCATCAAAGAAGCGTACAACCTGCTGAATGAGTTCGCTCCAGCCGATCCCGCCGTCAATCAGACCGCCACCCCcaaccccacccccaccccaacCCCAACCTCAATCCCGGCACCGAAGGTCGACGACGAATGCGAAGACCCCTCAGAGATGCTACACCAACAAATAGCCGAAATCAAGGCCGAAGAACACCGGCCTAAACGATTCTATTCGCTCACTACCAACGTTAACAATTGCATATTCATTCAAGCCAACGTCGAGGACCCGGTCGTTCTCGGGCACACAATTGCAAAACACATAGCCGACACCAAAATCCAAAAATCTAGATTCCTTCTTAGGCTGGTACCCATCGAAGTCACGTGCAGCGTAACTCTCACGGACATCATCAACTCTGCTGGAAAACTCTTCGATAAACATTTCCTATGCGAACCAACAACTTTCTCCATCGTTTTCAACCGAAGATACAACAATTCCGTATCTAGGGATATTATCATCAAAGAGTTGGCAGATTTGGTCACGTCTAAAAACTGCAATCACAAGGCAGACCTGACCAATCCTAAATTGGCCATTATCGTAGAAGTGCTCAAGGGCGTGTGCATGATGAGCGTGCTGCCGGACTatcacaaattaaaaaaatataatttaatcgaACTGTGCTCTAGTCCAGATAAAGATAATGCTAACAAACAAGCCAATGATGACAGTGTAACCATTACTGACAAAGACGCCCCTGTTATTGATAAGATCATTCCCATTGTTGACGAAGATATTCCTGTTCCTGCCGATGATAATATTCCCATTACTACTAATGTTGAAGAAAATGATGCAGAAAAACTTGCAGCTAATGAAACTCCCGCATGTTAATACGCACTTGAATTgcttatattcaaatattattttgtatttaataaaataaatataattttgaaaaaaaaagcctttttgtaataatatctaAACTAAATACAATTGGTAATTTCAagatataattataaaacacatattctTCATGCCTGATGGTCGTGATCCAGCTCTCTCAACACCCCACAACTTCCAATAATCCAACTTCAGTTTTCCCAGTGGCAGCCCCGATCTGGTCACTCCATCTTATTTGGGATCTTCCTGAGCTTCCAAGAACGACCAGTTTATCCAGGCTGTTCTGGTCTCTCCTCATGATGTGCCCGAAGAACTACAATACACGCTTTAGACATATAGATGACAGCCTATCGCCAACCCTCAGCTCTTGCAGGATGGAGACATTGGATCTTCTCGCTGTCCAGAAGATTCTAAGCAGCCACCTccagcaccacatttcaaaAGCGTCTGTTATCTATCCACCTGCTCGCACCATCTATGTCTCCATTCGGTATAAAAATACGGAAACAACCACAGCTTGGACCagaagcattttattttatttcagtctcACACCCTTCGTTGTTCAGAGATAAATTTAACTTGTGTAAAACTTCAAGATCAGATAAGCGTCCATCATCATAATCTTAGTTTTCGCTCTGTACATCTCGAGTAGATCTGCTATTTCTTGATCGAAGTTAGCTATGAGAGTGGTATCATCAGCGTATTCGAAATTGGACATGCTTTTACCCCTTCCTCATAGTCAACAAGCTCTCATGGTATACTTGCCACAAATATTGAACAGCATggaagattaaataaaaaaaccgaaagAGATCCAAACGACAGACCCAATTTAATGGAAGATGGTCTTCCCAAATTGAACCCTCTGCCGTGTTTTGAAATGAAAACTAATACTAAAAAGCATTCAAGgtcatttgaaataaaacaacGACTTAATTTCACATACTGTAATTGTGTATgcttcatatatatttatttatatattgttttttcgggtctacctcatgggccggaatgtgaaatgccggaaagcgcaaatatcggaagtaaagatcgaaaatcgaaagataaaaaagggtgcatggtaaacggtacatactcacttaatttgcgcgagcaggatacaacaggaacaagagaaacaggcttttcctcccgtattctgcgcgcacattaatacgggaggaaaagcctgttcctcttgttcctgttgtatcctgctcgcgcaaattaagtgagtatgtactgtttaccatgcacccttttttttgatctttcgacttaagatctttgccttccgatatttgcgttttccggcatttcacattccggctcgtcacggagaccgtgttTTTTCTTGTTGTATCTTCCTAATTCACATATATCAGTCAAACGTCAAAACAAGACAAACATTTCAACATACGTTGTCCATCTTTcaacatatattgaatatatttctACACCTCCACATTCCGAAATCAGCAGTTTACTTATTGCTACATCGtaatattaagaaaaatattaaattgcaaattttAAGAATGACTTCACTGTCAACATTTGATAAATTTTGCTAGTATGCATcacaatatgaaaatatgactttattttatttataaataacggCTAAATGCCACCAACAACTATTAAAAACTAAGCATCGCCTTTCAACATACATGGAAGGCCTCGTGAATAGTGTAGTCAAGTAAAAACAAGATAATTCATAATTAACATCAAATTAAAAGGTTGAAAACGAAAAGAAtaattaaaatagatttatGCATTTTTATCAATGTCTTAAAAATGTATTCGCCGCCATTTACTTGGCTTTGGCTTCATAtgaaatcaaaaagatttcaaaaattgcatttcatttaaaataaaacatgattGTCTTACGGAAGCAATGCACATGATACTCAAAACAGTCGAGCACATATGCAGACGGCTAAAACTGGATAAGAATTCTTGAAACTATTAtacaaaatgttataaaaaaatgtttacaagCATTTAAAACCTTGATggtattttacaataaaaaaatcaatactgtAACCATACAGACACAAGCTGATTCAActgaataagtaaatatttacaagCACGTGTCAACTATATACATCTTCCTAATTTgtactaattaaaatatattaatgttcaaaaaataaatatacaaattatatttgtaaaagcaaaaaattatacCTTTCATTCTTTTTAGTTTAAaaccatttaatttacatatctcTAATATACAAATGCAGTTAAATTtcattgcattgtcaaattaaaaaatgctgTTTTTAATTCCAATTCAAAACCACTTCAGAATGGGACCCATTAAAAACACTGGAATAAAACTGAATTAAAATCAACAATCAGCTTtaatcataaatatttacacaattAAAATTAGTCATAAACAGAAGTATTGAAACATTCTGATTTTAAGTGAATATCAGTTTTAAATGCCTCTTAAAGGACACTTTtgaacagtacatacatacatacatatgtacaaatgcaaCACccacaaattattttattagattGCTTAACAATTCATTTAAAACTAGTTTCAAAAATAAGGTTTTCTAATTCATTACacatataaaaacaattcattacacataaacaaaaattaaatgcaaCTTGAGTAAATAAAGTCTTACCACTGAAATAGTATTGCTAAAAACCAGATTAgtcgtatattataatatgtatataaacgtcTAATTGtgtatttgataaattaaaatgcGATAAGAAAAATGAATCATGATACTAATATAAGTAAACTGTAAAATTGTTGTCAGTGATTTCTATTGTATTGTTGATGATAATGATTGTTGGAATGATGACGTGAATAATGTGAAGCGAATCTTCCTCTTGATTTGTGTTTGAAATTTCGATTGTGATGATAGAATTTCTTGAAACCATTTTTACTTCCCCATTTGTTTAACTGATTTTGGCTCTCCTACagaaacaaaaatttaattacatttacatatattaaaaattaaaatttccatcGATAAAAACAAGAAACTATTTTTACCTGAAATCCATTATAGTTGCTGTGTCGcccattgtaatatttattgttattgtaattattataccTAGGCTTTTTTACCCGTCCTCTGTCCATTTCATCATCTGCTTCAGCAGCTCTCTTTAACTCACTCTTTTTGTCCTCGAAtacctttaaaaataaacaaaaaaaacattacacgaATTAGACTAACACAtaacttcttaataataattcaacaaCGAAACTATGAACCTGTCTGTTAAGCTGTGCATGAGTTCCATTCCATGTACTAACTGGTGCTCCGTATCCACGATGAGACAGACGTTGAAGTTGGCCAACGGCTTCATTGTCTTTCAGTAAATTTTCACGTGACGTACCTGTCTCATTTAGCGATTCGTTTCCATTTGTTGACCTAAAATAAAGACAAAAAATGCGTCAGTAAACcgatttgtcaattttagcgcGCAATTCAAATGTAAAGCAATTACTTATTGCTCGAACTCTTCTGTGAATTTGAACTTAATCTTTCATCGGGATTTTCGTGCGAAACTTTCCATCCGTGTGATGTTGCTTTTGTTACGGGAGATTTAGATTCATGATCGTTCTTTGCATCAGCAtcatcgtcgtcatcatcttgATTGTCACCATCCGAATCGTAAGGCACGAGTGAGGTGGGTGTTGATCCGTTGGATGGTCCAGACTTTTTCTGAGTTTTGTTTGAATTTGACTCATTTATAACACAATTGGCCGAAGAACTCGAATTTTGCAACGTCTTTTGTACGatagttgatttattttcaccAATACTGTTCTTATGTTCACTGTTTTTATGGTTGCCATTAGTTACTTTGTTCAGATTATTAATCTTTTGTTCACCATATTGACTACCGTTCGTTTTATGATCACCATTTGAactaattttagaatttttatcatTAGTAATTTTACCATTTGACGATGAATGGGCAATGGAATTGCCCaaagaatttttaattgaactATTAGACGTTTTATTATGTTGTGGATTACTAGATGCACCATTCGCTATTTGACCATTCGTATTAaagtatgttattttattttgaccattaGAAACACTATTCGAGGTACCGTTAGTTTTTTGATCACAAAGTTTAGAATTGGTGAGAGATAAGCTGAGTAAAGACTTGTCTTTTGACGAATCGTTGAAACCATTCTCATTCAGTTTATGCACTGATGACTTACAAGGTGTGATATTCCCAGGTTTAAATTTCAGAATAATCGGTGAAGATCTTTCTTGatctaaatttaaattgcttTCAGATGTATTAGTGGACTTACTGGAATTACTTTCCAAGCATTTCAGGGGTTTGAGCATCAACGGTCCAATGGAATTTGGGATATTTTCCTTGGATTCCTTTAACGTTTGGCTAGAAGACATTATGGTGgacttaatattatttttgctaGGACTGTTCAATGGGGAACAAAGTTCATAAAACATAATGTAGGCATTGGTGTTCAAAACTGAAGAAATCGATATTTCTCGCACACAACTATCGTCAAATTGATAAAATGCGCCAGACGGACCGTAGCCAACTGCAGTATAATGGCCACAATTCTGCGATTGTCCAAGATGTGTCACCACAGAGACGAGCCGATAACCCTAgtaatgaaaatgttttttaattagCAAGCTATGATGAgttattgaaaagaaaaaaattcaatgactTACTAATTGCTGAGAACTGTTTTGATTgtgcataaatttatttaaagacaAACGTTGCCTAAACTGAACATGTTTAGTAAGTTTACCACCAGTTATTGAAAATCGCTTCAAAGCTATACACAATACCATCGGGGCGCGTTCAATAAAAAATTGCTTAGTTGCAGAAACCTacgattattaaaaataacaataacaagTTAAAATTAGTCATCTTTATCAATAACAAACATACATGCGAGAACAGTAAAACATacctttttattacaaaattcacATTTATAGCCTAAATCCTCGAGACGttctctagaaaaaaatgtttctaaAGCTTCATCTATGGTTGAAGCTTTTCTAGCGTCCACGAGTAGATCTTGAAAATGTTGAAACGTAGTAGACACTCGACCGCAAGCCAAACATCTCACAACCGATCTGAGGTATCCCCCAAGAATTTGATTGAGCGGAGTAGTTTCTTTACTGTACTGATCTAGTTGCGCGCAATCAAATCGAGACACATAAGCCTTTTCCATTGCTTCAACTAAATACCTAGAAAAATCAAAACAGCCTTATCATTCAGCTTAAAAAgataattatcaaaaaaatgaaCGATAAGGTGGTAAATTAGTAAATAAGATAAACCATTTTCATTGCTTTTATTTCCTCGATtaccattttttatttaccttAAAAACTCGTGTGCATCCTCTTGCCTTCCTGGAGTTAAATGACGACATATAAGTCGTAGATTCGAGTACACCTGCCATGGCTTGATAGGTCCTCCAGAATTTTGGGTATCGATGAGAGTTTTTCTCATACCACAAATTATACAATTACCTAACATTATCGAATAGacaattgttaaaatttaacttATGTTGTACGAAGCTTGAACGAAAAATTTTACTAGAAAAATATTTACCATTCTGTTGATTACACTTTTCGGAATGATTTTCCGATATTAGCCAATTCGCGAAAGCGGACACGTGGAATAAAgcttgcaatgttgaatttagATAGCACGTATTGCCAATATTTTGCATTCCCGATCCCACTTGCCATCCTAACCGCCAACCGTGACGAACTGCAGATTGTGGAAAAAGTACACGCTTTGGCGATGGAAGTGAATTTTCTTGTTCCActtttcctgtaaaattggaaaTTTGATATAAACATACAATTAAATTTTGCGGTTTAAAGATAAGTGAGGTGTCAGTTTgtggtgaaaaaatataatcagAATATAATAGGTATGATTTCCGACATGGGGCCCCTCGAATAGtcagggccctggaactttGAACCTGCATACAACTAATCTAAACGTACGATACGTAACATCCGCATATATATTTGCTATCTAATACtgtataaaagtaaaattaaatttgaatagaaTACGTATTAAGTTGATTCGGTAGACAAGttatattcaataattatacTATTTCTGaatcaatattaaaacaattgaaaacaCCATCTTTATATTAAACCTAGATTTCAATTTATAGAAGacatttattcttatttttatttatattgaatagttCCGTTTAGAAATATTAGCAAGCGAATGTAAATACAACCGCACTGTCTATAACTCTTTTTATACGGCTTTTCGCCATAACTTATTGTAATAAACATATCAATATACATTCCCGTATGTGTGATCATTAATTCTAtcgattacaacaaaatatctatacccttcaggtataaacacagattacctaaacacaatctgctttaggtcatcgactttagtgagtctttaattagtattagatgtattatgagcattttttataaggattgtaaataggtttttgagctatttttcctattatgctgtagattaacattagaataatataatactatgattactaaccaaattaaattaaattgtaaaatagaaaatgatcagtagatcagtagctattaaaatagatataagatgtattgtgaacataatttcgtaataataaaaagcatttaaaatcaaatatcatTTCCAAAGTATAATTTTACCGAACCGCAAAAAATATCGGTTCATTTTGGCAAAAACAACAGTTCTCTGGTTTTCGGTTTGGGTCCCTGGTTTTGACCGATTAATATTTGCCCACATATATTCGTACATTAGTAGCTGTTATCAAGCATTACTAGATTTCATAAGCTTCATTTTACATcgaatgaataaaatttatatattaaaatactgttaACATAAACAATCGGCTTTcggttgtttttattatttattttttaaatgacagCATAGTGCATTTATATTCAAcagttaaattgaaaaaaaaaattattatgaagAGAAAaacaattgtattatttattttaagtgcaTGTAAAAATTTCGATTGTCATTTGTTTAACATCGCATAGCGGATCAATGAggaaaaattttcaaacaaattgaAACAATCGAATGACGTTTCGCGAAGTGTCGCCACAACACGGGGCCGAAAGATACATCGTAAGTGTGGATGTGTGTTGGTGTGTTGGTGTGTTGGTGTGGTAGTGTGAATGTGTGAAACGTGCACTTAGTAAATAGGTAGAGGTTATGTATACCCGGAGAGTGCACTGCG
This genomic interval from Arctopsyche grandis isolate Sample6627 chromosome 8, ASM5162203v2, whole genome shotgun sequence contains the following:
- the LOC143915827 gene encoding uncharacterized protein LOC143915827, whose protein sequence is MPAPTVSNGCGSQAAGGALRLALQEAGSAGGAGGGSAACGGAGGGAGGELSARLSGGVRSHLLSAVQFEEAGSYHHHHLLHSVSLKAKYLLLRPEDNSHSHSHSHSHSNSHAAVHSPGKVEQENSLPSPKRVLFPQSAVRHGWRLGWQVGSGMQNIGNTCYLNSTLQALFHVSAFANWLISENHSEKCNQQNGNCIICGMRKTLIDTQNSGGPIKPWQVYSNLRLICRHLTPGRQEDAHEFLRYLVEAMEKAYVSRFDCAQLDQYSKETTPLNQILGGYLRSVVRCLACGRVSTTFQHFQDLLVDARKASTIDEALETFFSRERLEDLGYKCEFCNKKVSATKQFFIERAPMVLCIALKRFSITGGKLTKHVQFRQRLSLNKFMHNQNSSQQLGYRLVSVVTHLGQSQNCGHYTAVGYGPSGAFYQFDDSCVREISISSVLNTNAYIMFYELCSPLNSPSKNNIKSTIMSSSQTLKESKENIPNSIGPLMLKPLKCLESNSSKSTNTSESNLNLDQERSSPIILKFKPGNITPCKSSVHKLNENGFNDSSKDKSLLSLSLTNSKLCDQKTNGTSNSVSNGQNKITYFNTNGQIANGASSNPQHNKTSNSSIKNSLGNSIAHSSSNGKITNDKNSKISSNGDHKTNGSQYGEQKINNLNKVTNGNHKNSEHKNSIGENKSTIVQKTLQNSSSSANCVINESNSNKTQKKSGPSNGSTPTSLVPYDSDGDNQDDDDDDADAKNDHESKSPVTKATSHGWKVSHENPDERLSSNSQKSSSNKSTNGNESLNETGTSRENLLKDNEAVGQLQRLSHRGYGAPVSTWNGTHAQLNRQVFEDKKSELKRAAEADDEMDRGRVKKPRYNNYNNNKYYNGRHSNYNGFQESQNQLNKWGSKNGFKKFYHHNRNFKHKSRGRFASHYSRHHSNNHYHQQYNRNH
- the LOC143915826 gene encoding THUMP domain-containing protein 1 homolog, producing MEERGRRGGGWGGGRGRGGGGGRGAGGQRRGGGGGWWGAGKKRHFQQLEVGARGFFCTCNFQEKNCIKEAYNLLNEFAPADPAVNQTATPNPTPTPTPTSIPAPKVDDECEDPSEMLHQQIAEIKAEEHRPKRFYSLTTNVNNCIFIQANVEDPVVLGHTIAKHIADTKIQKSRFLLRLVPIEVTCSVTLTDIINSAGKLFDKHFLCEPTTFSIVFNRRYNNSVSRDIIIKELADLVTSKNCNHKADLTNPKLAIIVEVLKGVCMMSVLPDYHKLKKYNLIELCSSPDKDNANKQANDDSVTITDKDAPVIDKIIPIVDEDIPVPADDNIPITTNVEENDAEKLAANETPAC